From a single Nicotiana tomentosiformis chromosome 2, ASM39032v3, whole genome shotgun sequence genomic region:
- the LOC138905751 gene encoding uncharacterized protein, with amino-acid sequence MKKYEACILEIRLAVGINIKEILIIGDSDLPIHHVRGEWTTKNVKILPYKHCVKELCKNFTKVEFKYVPKIQNEFVDTLVTFSSMIQHPDKNYIDPIEIKVRDHHVYCFHMDEEPDGKPWYYDIKREVLYRRTPVMGLLRCVDSTEATRLLEEVHAGTCMPHINGFTLAKKILISRYFWMTMESDSICYVQKYHRCQIYGDFIRVPPNELNVMGSPWPFAAWGMDVIGPIGPAALNRHRFILVAID; translated from the exons atgaaaaaatatgaagCATGTATTCTCGAGATTAGGTTGGCCGTCGGCATAAACATCAAGGAAATTTTGATCATAGGAGATTCTGATTTACCAATACACCATGTTCGAGGTGAATGGaccaccaagaatgtcaagatccTTCCATACAAGCACTGCGTAAAAGAGTTGTGTAAGAACTTCACCAAGGTTGAGTTCAAATACGTTCCTaaaatccagaatgagttcgtcGACACACTTGTAACATTTTCATCTATGATCcagcatccagacaagaattaTATCGACCCTATCGAGATAAAGGTTCGAGATCACCATGTGTACTGTTTCCATATGGATGAAGAGCCAGATGGTAAGCCTTGGTACTACGACATCAAAAG GGAAGTCCTGTATAGGAGGACCCCAGTCATGGGTCTGTTAAGGTGTGTAGATTCCACTGAAGCAACAAGATTACTGGAAGAGGTACATGCAGGAACATGCATGCCTCACATAAATGGCTTCAcattagccaagaagattttaatatccagatacttttggatgaccatggaaagtgATAGTATCTGTTACGTGCAGAAGTATCACCGATGCCAAATTTATGGGGATTTCATTCGGGTTCCACCTAATGAGCTTAACGTAATGGGTTCTCCTTGGCCGTTcgccgcttggggcatggatgtgatTGGACCTATAGGACCCGCCGCATTAAACAGACATCGCTTCATCCTGGTAGCCATCGACTAa